A single Xylanimonas cellulosilytica DSM 15894 DNA region contains:
- a CDS encoding AMP-dependent synthetase/ligase, translating to MTVNLATTPALVDVPESTSINTLLADRVARTGDGPLLERRETPQGPWAPVSAKAFDADVVSVARGLVARGVQVGDRIAIMSRTRYEWTLLDYAIWAVGGVPVPVYETSAPDQVQWILEDSACRFAVVETSAHAGVVDAVRKDLPTLEDVLVIDSGALDALRTAGAAVDTQEVADRRAAVVAADLATIIYTSGSTGRPKGAELTHGNFAHVSLNAADVLPEVIDHEGARTLLFLPIAHVFARLIQVATLSANTVLGHAPDVKNLVADLGSFQPTFLLAVPRVFEKVYNSAEQKASASKLKRQIFYWAVRTGIAASRAQDTGSVPAALAFQHRLADKLVLSKLREAMGGHVVHAVSGGAPLGERLGHFFRGVGVTVLEGYGLTETTAPAAVNLPRSVAIGTVGPPLPGTSIKIDDDGEILIKGPHVFRGYRNQPELTAEVLQDGWFRTGDLGTLDSQGRLRITGRKKEIIVTAGGKNVAPALLEDRLRSHPLVSQVVVVGDQRPFIGALVTLDAEMLPGWLATHGLPNLPISEARVHPDVLAALDRAVTRANEAVSRAESIRKFHVLESDFTEANGYLTPSMKVKRPLVIRDFADTIESLYEGAPTAS from the coding sequence ATGACCGTGAATCTCGCGACGACGCCCGCCCTCGTGGACGTGCCCGAATCGACCAGCATCAACACGCTGCTCGCCGACCGTGTCGCCCGGACGGGCGACGGCCCCCTGCTGGAGCGCCGCGAGACCCCGCAGGGTCCCTGGGCGCCGGTCAGCGCCAAGGCGTTCGACGCCGACGTCGTCTCGGTGGCCCGCGGCCTCGTGGCTCGCGGCGTCCAGGTGGGCGACCGCATCGCCATCATGTCGCGCACCCGCTATGAGTGGACGCTGCTCGACTACGCCATCTGGGCCGTCGGAGGCGTGCCGGTGCCCGTCTACGAGACCTCCGCCCCCGACCAGGTGCAGTGGATCCTCGAGGACTCCGCGTGCCGCTTCGCCGTGGTCGAGACCTCCGCGCACGCCGGCGTCGTCGACGCCGTCCGCAAGGACCTCCCGACGCTCGAGGACGTGCTGGTGATCGACTCCGGCGCCCTGGACGCGTTGCGCACGGCCGGTGCGGCCGTGGACACGCAGGAGGTCGCCGACCGTCGCGCCGCCGTCGTCGCCGCGGACCTCGCGACGATCATCTACACCTCCGGCTCGACCGGCCGCCCGAAGGGCGCCGAGCTGACGCACGGCAACTTCGCGCACGTGTCGCTCAACGCCGCCGACGTGCTGCCCGAGGTCATCGACCACGAGGGCGCGCGCACCCTGCTGTTCCTGCCGATCGCGCACGTGTTCGCGCGGCTGATCCAGGTGGCGACCCTCTCGGCCAACACGGTGCTCGGGCACGCCCCGGACGTCAAGAACCTGGTCGCCGACCTGGGCTCGTTCCAGCCCACGTTCCTGCTCGCCGTGCCGCGCGTGTTCGAGAAGGTGTACAACTCGGCCGAGCAGAAGGCCTCCGCGTCCAAGCTCAAGCGGCAGATCTTCTACTGGGCCGTGCGCACCGGGATCGCGGCCTCGCGCGCCCAGGACACCGGCTCGGTGCCGGCCGCGCTGGCCTTCCAGCACCGGCTCGCCGACAAGCTGGTGCTGTCCAAGCTGCGCGAGGCCATGGGCGGGCACGTCGTCCACGCCGTGTCCGGCGGCGCCCCGCTCGGCGAGCGCCTGGGGCACTTCTTCCGCGGCGTCGGCGTGACCGTCCTGGAGGGCTACGGCCTGACGGAGACGACGGCGCCCGCCGCGGTCAACCTGCCCCGCTCGGTCGCCATCGGCACCGTCGGTCCGCCCCTGCCCGGCACCAGCATCAAGATCGACGACGACGGCGAGATCCTCATCAAGGGCCCGCACGTCTTCCGCGGCTACCGCAACCAGCCCGAGCTGACCGCCGAGGTGCTGCAGGACGGCTGGTTCCGCACCGGTGACCTCGGCACGCTCGACTCGCAGGGCCGGCTGCGCATCACGGGTCGCAAGAAGGAGATCATCGTCACGGCCGGTGGCAAGAACGTCGCCCCCGCGCTGCTCGAGGACCGCCTGCGCTCGCACCCGCTCGTCTCGCAGGTGGTCGTCGTCGGCGACCAGCGCCCGTTCATCGGCGCGCTGGTGACCCTCGACGCCGAGATGCTGCCCGGTTGGCTCGCCACCCACGGCCTGCCGAACCTGCCGATCTCCGAGGCGCGCGTGCACCCCGACGTGCTGGCCGCCCTCGACCGGGCCGTGACCCGCGCCAACGAGGCCGTCTCACGTGCCGAGTCGATCCGCAAGTTCCACGTCCTGGAGTCGGACTTCACCGAGGCGAACGGCTACCTGACCCCGTCGATGAAGGTCAAGCGCCCGCTGGTCATCCGCGACTTCGCGGACACGATCGAGTCGCTCTACGAGGGCGCGCCCACCGCGTCCTGA
- a CDS encoding chorismate mutase, translated as MTEPALPDEILSLRRSIDNIDAALVHLLAERFKATERVGELKAVGGLPPADPTRDRQQIARLTGMATEAGLDPEFAEAFRAFIVAEVIRHHERIAAEYAAGHLEGDVPPLDTFA; from the coding sequence ATGACCGAACCGGCGTTGCCTGACGAGATCCTGAGCCTGCGACGCAGCATTGACAACATTGACGCAGCCCTGGTCCATCTGCTAGCCGAACGGTTCAAGGCCACCGAACGGGTGGGCGAGCTCAAGGCCGTCGGGGGCCTGCCGCCGGCCGACCCGACCCGTGACCGGCAGCAGATCGCCCGCCTGACCGGGATGGCGACAGAGGCCGGTCTCGACCCCGAGTTCGCCGAGGCGTTCCGCGCGTTCATCGTCGCCGAGGTCATCCGCCACCACGAGCGCATCGCGGCAGAGTACGCCGCCGGCCACCTCGAAGGCGACGTCCCACCCCTCGACACGTTCGCTTGA
- the valS gene encoding valine--tRNA ligase, with protein MSDFPTPTPATTTSPAAGAQVDVVRAVVRDVPERVSLDGLETTLGERWEAEGTYAFDRSKTREQVYSIDTPPPTASGSLHIGHVFSYTHTDLVARFKRMRGLEVFYPMGWDDNGLPTERRVQNYYGVRVDIALPYDPDFVPPHEGTDGKAVKPADQVPVSRRNFIELCLRLTAQDEKQFEQVWRYLGLSVDWAQTYQTIDTKSRAAAQRAFVRNLARGEAYQAEAPGLWDVTFQTAVAQAELEARDYPGFFHKVAFHTPGGDPIHIETTRPELIPAVVALIAHPDDERYQHLFGTTVTSPLFGVEVPVLAHPAAEPDKGAGIAMCCTFGDLTDVQWWRELQLPTRSIIQRDGRLARETPEWIADGPGAALYAEGLAGKTAFSARTAVVEALRASGDLATEPVATQRKTNFYEKGDKPLEIVTSRQWYIRNGGRETPGRDLKAELLARGKELAFHPDFMRVRYENWVGGLNGDWLISRQRFFGVAIPLWYPVLETGEVDHEHPIVPAEDALPVDPTAQAPAGYTEDQRGVPGGFVGDQDIMDTWATSSLTPQIVSGWERDADLFERIYPMDLRPQGQDIIRTWLFSTVVRSHLEHGVLPWANASISGWILDPDRKKMSKSKGNVVTPLGLLEQHGSDAVRYWAASARLGTDAAYDEGQMKIGRRLAIKVLNASKFVLEFGRDQQTGVGEIVLDPSLVTVELDRAMLAGLAAVVDTATEALEAYDHTRALEVTETFFWTFCDDYLELVKDRAYGDADAAQVTAGTTSARTALALALDTMLRLLAPYLPYATEEVWSWWREGSVHRAAWPVSAPLRAAAGSADPAQLAHAGNALAALRKIKSEAKVAMKTPILSVTLAVPATSLDAVRSAIEDIRGAGRVQGPSELVETAAGQGDPDVQGGIVVVASELGEPPVKTPRR; from the coding sequence ATGAGCGACTTCCCGACCCCCACGCCAGCCACGACCACCTCTCCTGCCGCCGGTGCGCAGGTAGACGTCGTCCGCGCGGTGGTCCGGGACGTACCTGAGCGGGTCTCGCTCGACGGGCTGGAGACCACGCTCGGCGAGCGCTGGGAGGCCGAGGGCACCTACGCGTTCGACCGCAGCAAGACGCGCGAGCAGGTGTACTCGATCGACACCCCTCCCCCGACGGCGTCGGGGTCGCTGCACATCGGTCACGTGTTCAGCTACACGCACACCGACCTCGTCGCACGCTTCAAGCGCATGCGTGGGCTCGAGGTCTTCTACCCGATGGGCTGGGACGACAACGGCCTGCCGACCGAGCGGCGCGTGCAGAACTACTACGGGGTGCGCGTCGACATCGCGCTGCCCTACGACCCGGACTTCGTCCCGCCGCACGAGGGCACCGACGGCAAGGCCGTCAAGCCCGCCGACCAGGTGCCGGTGTCCCGCCGCAACTTCATCGAGCTGTGCCTGCGCCTGACCGCCCAGGACGAGAAGCAGTTCGAGCAGGTGTGGCGCTACCTGGGCCTGTCCGTCGACTGGGCGCAGACCTACCAGACCATCGACACGAAGTCGCGGGCGGCCGCCCAGCGCGCGTTCGTGCGCAACCTCGCGCGCGGCGAGGCCTACCAGGCCGAGGCGCCCGGCCTGTGGGACGTGACGTTCCAGACGGCGGTGGCCCAGGCCGAGCTCGAGGCGCGCGACTACCCCGGGTTCTTCCACAAGGTCGCCTTCCACACCCCCGGCGGCGACCCGATCCACATCGAGACGACCCGCCCCGAGCTCATCCCCGCCGTCGTCGCGCTCATCGCGCACCCCGACGACGAGCGCTACCAGCACCTGTTCGGCACGACCGTGACCTCGCCGCTGTTCGGCGTCGAGGTCCCGGTGCTCGCCCACCCGGCCGCCGAGCCCGACAAGGGCGCCGGCATCGCCATGTGCTGCACCTTCGGCGACCTCACCGACGTCCAGTGGTGGCGTGAGCTGCAGCTCCCGACCCGCTCGATCATCCAGCGCGACGGCCGCCTGGCCCGCGAGACGCCCGAGTGGATCGCCGACGGACCGGGCGCCGCGCTGTACGCCGAAGGGCTCGCGGGCAAGACGGCGTTCTCCGCCCGCACCGCCGTCGTCGAGGCCCTGCGCGCCTCCGGTGACCTCGCGACCGAGCCGGTCGCCACGCAGCGCAAGACGAACTTCTACGAGAAGGGCGACAAGCCCCTCGAGATCGTCACCAGCCGCCAGTGGTACATCCGCAACGGCGGACGCGAGACGCCCGGCCGCGACCTGAAGGCCGAGCTGCTGGCCCGCGGCAAGGAGCTCGCGTTCCACCCCGACTTCATGCGCGTGCGCTATGAGAACTGGGTGGGCGGCCTCAACGGCGACTGGCTGATCTCCCGCCAGCGGTTCTTCGGCGTGGCCATCCCGCTGTGGTACCCGGTGCTCGAGACGGGCGAGGTCGACCACGAGCACCCCATCGTGCCCGCCGAGGACGCCCTGCCCGTGGACCCGACGGCGCAGGCCCCCGCCGGCTACACCGAGGACCAGCGCGGGGTTCCCGGTGGGTTCGTGGGTGACCAGGACATCATGGACACCTGGGCGACGTCGTCGCTCACCCCGCAGATCGTCAGCGGCTGGGAGCGGGACGCCGACCTGTTCGAGCGCATCTACCCGATGGACCTGCGCCCGCAGGGCCAGGACATCATCCGCACCTGGCTCTTCTCCACCGTGGTGCGCTCGCACCTGGAGCACGGGGTGCTGCCCTGGGCCAACGCGTCCATCAGCGGCTGGATCCTCGACCCCGACCGCAAGAAGATGTCGAAGTCCAAGGGCAACGTCGTCACCCCGCTGGGCCTGCTGGAGCAGCACGGCTCGGACGCGGTGCGGTACTGGGCGGCCTCCGCGCGCCTGGGCACCGACGCCGCGTACGACGAAGGCCAGATGAAGATCGGCCGCCGGCTCGCGATCAAGGTCCTCAACGCCTCGAAGTTCGTGCTCGAGTTCGGGCGCGACCAGCAGACGGGCGTCGGCGAGATCGTGCTCGACCCGTCGCTCGTGACCGTCGAGCTCGACCGCGCCATGCTCGCGGGCCTGGCCGCCGTCGTCGACACGGCCACCGAGGCGCTGGAGGCGTACGACCACACCCGGGCCCTGGAGGTCACCGAGACGTTCTTCTGGACGTTCTGCGACGACTACCTGGAACTCGTCAAGGACCGCGCGTACGGAGACGCGGACGCCGCGCAGGTCACCGCCGGCACGACGTCGGCGCGCACCGCCCTGGCGCTCGCCCTCGACACGATGCTGCGCCTGCTCGCGCCCTACCTGCCCTACGCGACCGAAGAGGTCTGGTCGTGGTGGCGCGAGGGCTCGGTGCACCGCGCCGCCTGGCCCGTCTCCGCACCGCTGCGCGCCGCCGCCGGTTCCGCCGACCCGGCCCAGCTCGCGCACGCGGGCAACGCGCTGGCCGCGCTGCGCAAGATCAAGTCCGAGGCCAAGGTCGCGATGAAGACGCCCATCCTGTCCGTGACCCTCGCCGTGCCGGCCACCTCGCTGGACGCCGTCCGCTCGGCCATCGAGGACATCCGCGGCGCGGGCCGCGTCCAGGGGCCGTCGGAGCTCGTCGAGACCGCCGCCGGGCAGGGCGACCCCGACGTCCAGGGCGGCATCGTCGTCGTGGCCTCCGAGCTCGGCGAGCCCCCGGTCAAGACACCGCGCCGCTGA
- a CDS encoding amino acid ABC transporter substrate-binding protein, translating into MRRTRTRALVTAATAALVLALGACASGSGADDGTDAAGDDLGLVKAGTLTVATEGTYRPFSFHEDGAGDLVGYDVEIARAVAEKLGLQVEFRETQWDAIFAGLDAGRFDTIANQVSITPDREAKYLFSEPYTISHGVIVVNEGDTSVTSFEDLAGKTTAQSLTSNWYKLAQSAGADVEPVEGWAQAVALLQQDRVDATINDELTYLDYVKENGRSGLAVAATTDDVSLSAFVFTQQKTALQAAVDGALADLAADGTLTELSQKYFGDDVSQ; encoded by the coding sequence ATGCGCCGCACCCGCACCCGAGCCCTCGTCACCGCAGCCACCGCCGCGCTCGTCCTGGCGCTCGGCGCGTGCGCGTCCGGCTCCGGTGCCGACGACGGCACCGACGCGGCCGGGGACGACCTCGGCCTGGTCAAGGCGGGCACCCTGACCGTCGCGACCGAGGGCACCTACCGCCCGTTCAGCTTCCACGAGGACGGCGCGGGCGACCTGGTCGGCTACGACGTCGAGATCGCACGGGCCGTCGCCGAGAAGCTCGGCCTTCAGGTCGAGTTCCGGGAGACCCAGTGGGACGCGATCTTCGCCGGGCTGGACGCCGGCCGGTTCGACACCATCGCCAACCAGGTGTCCATCACCCCCGACCGCGAGGCCAAGTACCTGTTCAGCGAGCCGTACACGATCTCGCACGGCGTGATCGTGGTGAACGAGGGCGACACCTCGGTCACGTCGTTCGAGGACCTGGCCGGCAAGACCACCGCTCAGTCGCTGACCAGCAACTGGTACAAGCTCGCCCAGAGCGCGGGCGCCGACGTCGAGCCCGTCGAGGGCTGGGCGCAGGCCGTCGCCCTGCTGCAGCAGGACCGGGTGGACGCCACGATCAACGACGAGCTGACCTACCTCGACTACGTCAAGGAGAACGGCCGCTCGGGTCTGGCGGTCGCCGCGACGACCGACGACGTCTCGCTCAGCGCCTTCGTCTTCACCCAGCAGAAGACGGCGCTGCAGGCAGCGGTCGACGGCGCCCTGGCCGACCTCGCGGCCGACGGCACGCTGACCGAGCTGTCGCAGAAGTACTTCGGCGACGACGTCTCCCAGTGA
- a CDS encoding amino acid ABC transporter permease, whose product MDWDLFTSSLWPLVRGGLVGTLPLSLASFAIGLVIALGIALLRLSTHPVLSWLGRAYVSLIRGTPLLVQLFVIFYGLPSIGVVIDPWPSAIVAFSLNVGGYAAEVMRAAILSVPQGQWEAAYTIGMRRTTTLRRVVLPQAARVSVPPLSNTFISLVKDTSLASLILVAEAFRAAQVIAAATSEFMLLYLQVALVYWLFCTVLSFGQGRIERKLEQYV is encoded by the coding sequence GTGGACTGGGACCTGTTCACGAGCTCGCTGTGGCCCCTCGTCCGCGGCGGCCTGGTGGGCACCCTCCCGCTGTCGCTCGCGTCGTTCGCCATCGGGCTCGTCATCGCCCTCGGCATCGCGCTGCTGCGCCTGTCGACGCACCCGGTGCTCTCCTGGCTGGGGCGCGCGTACGTGTCGCTCATCCGCGGTACGCCGCTGCTGGTGCAGCTCTTCGTGATCTTCTACGGCCTGCCGTCCATCGGCGTCGTCATCGACCCGTGGCCCAGCGCCATCGTCGCCTTCTCCCTGAACGTGGGCGGCTACGCCGCCGAGGTGATGCGCGCCGCGATCCTCTCGGTGCCGCAGGGGCAGTGGGAGGCCGCGTACACGATCGGCATGCGGCGCACGACGACGCTGCGGCGCGTCGTGCTGCCGCAGGCCGCCCGGGTGTCGGTGCCGCCGCTGTCGAACACGTTCATCTCGCTGGTCAAGGACACCTCCCTCGCGTCCTTGATCCTGGTCGCCGAGGCGTTCCGGGCCGCGCAGGTCATCGCCGCCGCGACCAGCGAGTTCATGCTCCTCTACCTTCAGGTCGCGCTCGTGTACTGGCTTTTCTGCACCGTCCTGTCCTTCGGCCAGGGCCGCATCGAGAGGAAGCTGGAGCAATATGTCTGA
- a CDS encoding amino acid ABC transporter ATP-binding protein: protein MSEAASGPPAPGPTTTPLLRARGLRKSFGDHEVLRGIDLDVHRGQVIALIGPSGSGKTTLLRSLNGLETPSAGVLEVDGGPTIDFARAVPKAQRFALRDRSAMVFQHHNLFPHLTVLQNVTEGPVQVRGVPRREAEARATALLERVGLADKRNAYPRELSGGQQQRVGIVRALGLGPDLLLFDEPTSALDPELVGEVLGVMKELAEEGWTMVVVTHELSFARAVADEVLFLDGGVVHERGAPRDLFTNPREERTRQFLHRILHPLD, encoded by the coding sequence ATGTCTGAGGCCGCCTCCGGCCCGCCCGCACCGGGCCCGACGACGACGCCGTTGCTGCGGGCGCGCGGGCTGCGCAAGTCGTTCGGTGACCACGAGGTGCTGCGCGGCATCGACCTGGACGTCCACCGCGGCCAGGTGATCGCGCTCATCGGGCCGTCCGGGTCGGGCAAGACGACGCTGCTGCGCTCCCTCAACGGGCTCGAGACGCCGTCGGCCGGCGTCCTGGAGGTCGACGGCGGACCGACGATCGACTTCGCTCGGGCCGTGCCGAAGGCGCAGCGGTTCGCCCTGCGCGACCGGTCGGCCATGGTGTTCCAGCACCACAACCTGTTCCCCCACCTGACGGTGCTGCAGAACGTGACCGAGGGCCCCGTGCAGGTGCGCGGGGTGCCCCGGCGCGAGGCCGAGGCGCGCGCGACGGCGCTGCTGGAGCGGGTGGGGCTGGCGGACAAGAGGAACGCCTACCCGCGCGAGCTGTCCGGCGGGCAGCAGCAGCGCGTCGGCATCGTGCGGGCGCTCGGGCTCGGCCCCGACCTGCTGCTGTTCGACGAGCCGACGTCGGCCCTCGACCCCGAGCTGGTCGGCGAGGTGCTGGGCGTCATGAAGGAGCTCGCGGAGGAGGGCTGGACGATGGTCGTGGTCACCCACGAGCTCTCGTTCGCCCGCGCCGTGGCCGACGAGGTGCTGTTCCTCGACGGCGGCGTCGTGCACGAGCGCGGCGCCCCGCGCGACCTGTTCACGAACCCGCGCGAGGAGCGCACCCGGCAGTTCCTGCACCGCATCCTGCACCCGCTGGACTGA
- a CDS encoding TIGR03557 family F420-dependent LLM class oxidoreductase, which produces MGLTVGYAAMLEQFHPREIVELSVLAEQHGFSGVMAADHYQPWVPQQGQAAFVWNVLTALGERTVGDLGPGVTAPTFRWHPAMVAQASATLAAMYPGRHWLGIGSGEALNEHVVGGYWPEAGERSNRMFEAIEIIKKLFRSGLEGKDVKHSGQFYTLESTRLWTMPEVAPEILVATAGPINAKRTGKFADGIITVGAPLEKISMLFGKFEEGVRESGRDPEGMPKVLQVHMSWAETDEEALANALTEWPNGGIKFPKADIRSPHDFAQMAKLVRPEDFEGRMVISADPDEHRAAIQRYVDLGFDRVYLHNVGRNQKEWIEVFGRDVLPKLHR; this is translated from the coding sequence ATGGGTCTGACCGTCGGATATGCCGCCATGCTCGAGCAGTTTCATCCCCGCGAGATCGTCGAGCTGTCCGTGCTCGCGGAGCAGCACGGGTTCTCCGGCGTCATGGCCGCCGACCACTACCAGCCGTGGGTGCCCCAGCAGGGGCAGGCGGCGTTCGTGTGGAACGTGCTGACCGCGCTCGGGGAGCGGACCGTCGGCGACCTGGGGCCGGGCGTGACCGCCCCGACGTTCCGCTGGCACCCCGCGATGGTGGCCCAGGCGAGCGCCACGCTCGCCGCGATGTACCCCGGCCGGCACTGGCTCGGCATCGGCTCCGGCGAGGCGCTCAACGAGCACGTCGTCGGCGGGTACTGGCCCGAGGCCGGCGAGCGCAGCAACCGGATGTTCGAGGCCATCGAGATCATCAAGAAGCTCTTCCGTTCCGGGCTCGAGGGCAAGGACGTCAAGCACTCCGGGCAGTTCTACACGCTCGAGTCGACCCGCCTGTGGACCATGCCCGAGGTCGCCCCCGAGATCCTCGTGGCCACCGCCGGGCCCATCAACGCCAAGCGCACCGGCAAGTTTGCCGACGGCATCATCACCGTGGGCGCACCCCTGGAGAAGATCTCCATGCTGTTCGGCAAGTTCGAGGAGGGCGTGCGGGAGTCCGGGCGTGACCCCGAGGGCATGCCGAAGGTGCTCCAGGTGCACATGTCCTGGGCCGAGACCGACGAGGAGGCACTCGCCAACGCGCTGACCGAGTGGCCCAACGGCGGCATAAAGTTCCCCAAGGCCGACATCCGCTCGCCGCACGACTTCGCCCAGATGGCCAAGCTGGTGCGACCCGAGGACTTCGAGGGCCGCATGGTCATCAGCGCCGACCCGGACGAGCACCGCGCGGCCATCCAGCGGTACGTCGACCTCGGGTTCGACCGCGTGTACCTGCACAACGTGGGGCGCAACCAGAAGGAGTGGATCGAGGTCTTCGGCCGCGACGTGCTCCCGAAGCTCCACCGGTGA
- the cofE gene encoding coenzyme F420-0:L-glutamate ligase — protein MSERFEVWAPDGMPEVRPGDDLAALVGDVVSTGSTTGGSLPVVEPVETTGPGDGGLREGDVVVVTSKIVSKAEGRVVAAADREQAVTDETVRVVATRPRPDGPPLRIVENRLGLVMAAAGVDASNTPDGTVLLLPVDPDASAARLRAALRERFGVDRLGVVVTDTAGRAWRDGLVDIAIGAAGVAVVDDLRGGTDTHGRPLSVTVTAVVDEIAAASELVRGKAAGRPVAVVRGLGRYVPPGWQPGDGARRLVRGSADDLFREGTAEAYARGYDDGAAGREPRP, from the coding sequence GTGAGCGAGCGGTTCGAGGTCTGGGCGCCCGACGGGATGCCGGAGGTGCGGCCGGGGGACGACCTGGCGGCGCTCGTCGGGGACGTGGTTTCGACAGGCTCAACCACCGGTGGTTCGTTGCCGGTGGTTGAGCCTGTCGAAACCACGGGACCCGGCGATGGTGGGCTGCGGGAGGGCGACGTCGTCGTCGTCACGTCGAAGATCGTCTCGAAGGCCGAGGGGCGCGTCGTCGCCGCCGCGGACCGCGAGCAGGCCGTCACCGACGAGACCGTGCGCGTCGTCGCGACCCGTCCTCGCCCCGACGGGCCGCCGCTGCGCATCGTCGAGAACCGGCTCGGCCTGGTCATGGCGGCCGCCGGGGTCGACGCGTCCAACACGCCCGACGGCACCGTGCTGCTCCTGCCCGTGGACCCCGACGCGTCCGCGGCCCGCCTGCGCGCCGCCCTGCGTGAACGCTTCGGGGTCGACCGGCTCGGCGTCGTCGTCACCGACACCGCCGGGCGGGCCTGGCGCGACGGGCTCGTGGACATCGCGATCGGCGCCGCGGGCGTCGCCGTCGTCGACGACCTGCGCGGGGGCACCGACACGCACGGCCGACCGCTCTCGGTGACCGTCACCGCCGTCGTCGACGAGATCGCCGCCGCCTCCGAGCTCGTCCGCGGCAAGGCCGCGGGCCGGCCCGTCGCCGTCGTGCGGGGCCTCGGCCGGTACGTGCCCCCCGGCTGGCAGCCGGGCGACGGCGCGCGGCGCCTGGTGCGCGGGAGCGCGGACGACCTGTTCCGCGAGGGCACCGCCGAGGCCTACGCGCGCGGGTATGACGACGGCGCCGCGGGACGCGAACCGCGACCATAA
- a CDS encoding VIT1/CCC1 transporter family protein has protein sequence MTTVQHADRTLRLSPRTSLSLAQRLNGLRAGVLGANDGIVSVAAVVVGVAAVTASASALLAAGLAALVGGAISMALGEYVSVSSQRDSERAHIDRGELELAPEDVVSPWHAAFASAAAFTAGGVLPLVSVLLVPQPWQVLVTFVVVLGALALAGWTAARIGGSPWRRSTGRVVVGGALALAVTFGIGSLLGVTGIV, from the coding sequence ATGACCACCGTGCAGCATGCCGACCGGACGCTCCGCCTGAGCCCGCGCACCTCGCTCAGCCTCGCCCAGCGCCTCAACGGGCTGCGCGCCGGGGTGCTCGGCGCGAACGACGGCATCGTGTCCGTCGCGGCCGTCGTCGTCGGTGTGGCCGCCGTGACCGCGTCGGCCTCCGCGCTGCTCGCCGCCGGCCTCGCAGCCCTCGTCGGCGGGGCGATCTCCATGGCGCTGGGCGAGTACGTGTCCGTGTCCTCGCAACGTGACTCCGAGCGAGCGCACATCGACCGGGGCGAGCTCGAGCTCGCCCCGGAAGACGTCGTCTCACCGTGGCACGCCGCCTTCGCCTCCGCCGCCGCGTTCACCGCCGGTGGCGTCCTGCCGCTGGTGTCGGTGCTGCTCGTGCCGCAGCCGTGGCAGGTGCTCGTGACCTTCGTCGTGGTGCTCGGGGCGCTCGCCCTCGCCGGGTGGACGGCGGCGCGCATCGGCGGGTCGCCGTGGCGACGCTCCACCGGCCGGGTCGTGGTCGGCGGAGCGCTGGCGCTCGCGGTCACTTTCGGCATCGGGTCGCTGCTGGGGGTCACCGGCATCGTGTGA
- a CDS encoding SIMPL domain-containing protein (The SIMPL domain is named for its presence in mouse protein SIMPL (signalling molecule that associates with mouse pelle-like kinase). Bacterial member BP26, from Brucella, was shown to assemble into a channel-like structure, while YggE from E. coli has been associated with resistance to oxidative stress.) gives MVSLAVHGSATRTVAPELGTVHLAVTVTADARADALAAAQEAHAAVVALARGAADAGDATGWTAPEVHAWAFRDWVPVPVGRGAQDAGTHGQPEQATRYRAGGDVQVTFTDAAPIAELVGAVGAMEHVDVQRVAWDLTAPTRERLLSELRAAATRDAVVRAADYAAALGLDEPRVVALYEDGLHPGLGGPGGGNGVPRLAAARAMSAEAGFELRPAEIEVTASVTVQLEALPG, from the coding sequence ATGGTCAGTCTCGCCGTCCACGGCTCCGCCACGCGCACCGTCGCGCCCGAGCTGGGCACCGTCCACCTGGCGGTGACCGTCACCGCGGACGCCCGCGCCGACGCGCTCGCCGCCGCCCAGGAGGCGCACGCCGCCGTCGTCGCGCTCGCACGAGGAGCAGCCGATGCCGGTGACGCGACCGGCTGGACCGCGCCCGAGGTCCACGCATGGGCGTTCCGGGACTGGGTGCCGGTGCCCGTCGGGCGCGGTGCCCAGGACGCGGGGACGCACGGGCAGCCCGAGCAGGCGACCCGTTACCGTGCGGGCGGCGACGTCCAGGTGACATTCACCGACGCAGCCCCTATCGCGGAGCTCGTCGGCGCCGTCGGTGCGATGGAGCACGTGGACGTGCAGCGCGTCGCCTGGGACCTCACCGCGCCGACCCGCGAGCGCCTGCTGAGCGAGCTGCGCGCCGCGGCGACGCGTGACGCCGTCGTGCGGGCGGCGGACTATGCGGCGGCGCTGGGCCTGGATGAGCCGCGCGTCGTCGCGCTGTACGAGGACGGGCTGCACCCGGGGCTCGGCGGTCCGGGCGGCGGCAACGGCGTTCCGCGGCTGGCCGCCGCCAGGGCGATGTCGGCCGAGGCGGGGTTCGAGCTGCGTCCGGCGGAGATCGAGGTGACGGCGTCGGTGACGGTGCAGCTCGAGGCGCTGCCGGGCTGA